Genomic segment of Penaeus vannamei isolate JL-2024 chromosome 36, ASM4276789v1, whole genome shotgun sequence:
atatagatatacagaaactTGTTGGACAtggattaaaaatatatatatatatatgtagaaagagagaatgactgcatatggatttttaaaatatatgGAGAATGAGCAAGGCCAGAGAGTAAATAACatgtcaaaaatatatatatatagaatgatcaggaaatgataaaaaaaataaatcaaaggatagtatgagaaaaaatagagagataataaGTACTAGAtttaaagaagaggggaaaggaggaggcaaaaaAAAGACTCATGAATTGATGGCGGGAAAAGATCAACATAataaattacaaataataataataacaaatgaagaggtaagaatgggaagaggatggCTTCATGTGAAAaggaatatatagagaaaaaaaaaacgtttttcaaaaatatataaataaaaaaataaatagagagtggATAGTAATTAGTTATATATCTTGTTAAGTCACTGTCATTGTACCTTTATAGAAACAGCAATGTATAAAACCCAGGAGAAGGAGTACAGGCTTATAGTGTGATTCTGTGACTTATTTAAATAAATTAGGGAAACACTGCTTATCAACTCAAACtgcttgatgtgtatatatatattgtttttttcaatttGGCACAATTTCATTCTTGTTAAAACTTGGACATTTTGATTTACTTTTTTAACTTGAATATAACAATGCGGTGCAAATGATGTTCGAGTTATTGTTCAATAACTATAGTTTGACCAGTGTTTTCCTCTAAAGCCATATGTAATtaaatatacagatttatattaaCATTTTACAAGattaggaaatgaaaagaaaaaaaaactctgctTCTGTTGGCACTCAAAaaagcaaagttttttttttttttttaggggaagaaGGGTCACAAAGTCccatgaagatgaaaaaaaaaatcaacgggaAACAAATCAAGGCAATATGACTATACAGATATTTTCTGAGTCCCTGAAAACTctgaaatgaaaaaacaacaaaaaatatacacatagggAGAAGTTATGGTAAAACTCGAGTGCTATACATGATTACCTTTCAACatgagacgagaagaaaaaaaaaaagaatgatttttTTAGAATACAATATATACAGGGTATATCCAAATTTACTCACACTCTAAAATTTACATAATCTGTACAATAATAGAATTTAACATGTTAAATGTCTCACCAACTATGTCAGACATTTTAAGATGGCGcagtacttttttatatatatatctttgtttactGCAGCTTCCAACTACCAAAATTAAGTTTTACATAAGCAGATGCTGTAATCAAACTCGTCTCATCTCTCTTACCCAAAATTCAATAAGCAAggaaacatattcattttttttgcaCTGATCATACTTACAATATGAACTATTTCCATACCATGTCGTACTTGCAataccaaacaaaaaataatttgttGCACAgtccatgtaaaaaaaaaattggattacTGGACACATAAAAGTTTTaagttatcattaaaatccacttgaacatcttttatttttacatattaagTGAGAGAAATGAAATTACATCTTAAACACTTTTCCTTCTACAAACTTTTCCGATTTTGTTATTATACACTATGTCCCTTCCTGCCTTTGCCTTAACCTGTTCAATAcaacctatttatatatctatttaaaaataataatgcatgcCAACCCATGAGAAGATAATTGACAAAGACACTTCTAACAATtccaaaaaggggaaaggaaaagtagaATACTGCATATCTTACGTGAGGTATAACGCTAGACCGAACGTTCCTCTTCCAATCTAGGCTATATTCAAAACAATATTAAGTACTCcatagaaaagaaggaatacaACAGAGTGCgagtacaagagagaaagagtaaggaggagagagtgcgaaggaggattttaaaaattaaattatatCCTATGTACACAAGTTGCCATTTGTTAGAAAGTTTCCTTATCACTTCTCTCTCCGAATCGCTTTACCGTAAAACCTGTTCCTTACTACCATTCACTAACCACCGTTACAGCAGCTGATACAGGTACAGAGCAAGACCAAGTTCAACCATCAGTAACCAAAAACCCACAATATttcttaaagttttttttttctctctctctctctctcacaatattCTAAATCGATGTTTCAGTCTGTCATTCTTGTCCTTGTACCTTCAAAAAGCCATAGATTATACTCTAAACATCTGTACTCGTAGCATACTAAGTATACTTAACTGGTACGTGCACACTCTTAACCATCTGATAAAGTACCTTACCAATCTTACATTCAATCTGTTTTGCATAGTCCGAaactaagaaataaaacaaatcgcATTTCAACTCGGCTGGAATAAGTTAAGACGACAAAATCCCAGAACTGAATACAAGTACGAAACCATGATGACCGCGTTCTCTTttgcccttttctttttttttggtagcTGCCACTCAAAGAAACCATGAGAACTTTCCCTAATTCAGTTGCATTACTTCTAATAAATATTATGACAGTAGACATGACAAAAAtcatattaaaagaaaatggaagttcCTCAGATACTAAAGAATTTTATCCACTATCTTAATAGTTGTATACCTGTATCCCCCAGAAGCCTTAAGAATAAGGGCTATGTGTGCTTTATGCTCtttagataaaatgataatcaatagtcataaaaagaaagaaaaatttcttatattttttttttaatctgaattCTGGAACATCACCCAAATTTATAACAGAATTGCTATTTTTCTCTTAATTACGAGCTTTATATTTATGAAATTTTTTTTGGTGTGGATGAATGTTTTGGATGTAAAAATTTAGCTCCATTATATTCTATCAAAATCatgaatttcatatatttttcttgcacttcccttttctaataataatttaaaaatttcaTAAAGTTCAGAATATATATCTTCTTtataacaaacataaaagaaTTGATGTTCCAGAAATTGAGATTATACACTCCCGACtagaaaatcatataaaaaaaaacgaataaaaattataataagaaaaacacaacCAACTGGTTAGTTCTCAAAACTTAACACATGACTGCACCATCAaagcatacaaaaacaaaaatatcttaaATTATATTACTGTACAAATGCCATATATCAACACAATGGAATGTTTAGTTACTGCAGAAGAGTAGATGCCCATTAttcaaaaaaataactttatgtaacaaaaaaacaataaacactaCTTACACAAACAATTCAATTGAGCACAGTATTGGCAGAGTCTCATACTAATACAGAtattattaaaacaaaaaaaaagaaaaaaagaaaaaaaaatcaaaataccgtTTCATAACCAGAGCCGAGCTACAGTACAACACCTTCCAACCTGTCAGAACAAACGACAGAATCAATCCATAAACTTGCCCCTATGTTTTCATCTTCACTAGTTTCTTCTATTTCATATATCTAGACTGATCTGTGCGGATCGCTCATGAGACTCTTTACCTTATCTCAATAAAGAGGTATGTGCGCTCCTTTCAAATAAGTTttcaaaaaagaatttaaaaaaaaaacccggttCCTTCTTTTCACTTGAAAACTGGACTACGAGTAGATACGGTTAGGTCAAACACCCTATATGGTTTAGGGGGGGAAACACTGAAATGTATCCCTCACAGTACTGGATTATCAGGTGTGTATATTAAAATTCTGGCATGCAACGGgaagaaatacataaacaaacattttcatATCTGTTAGTCCTGATCCCTTATAGCGGTTCAGGTCTCTGCTTGGAATGTATACAGTTCATTAAGTACAGTTACactgcccttttttttttcttgacaaaaaaaaaagaatttcatcAAAAGGCATATGATGTCCACTATATTCCATGAGATTATTCTTTTAAAGACTTGAATTATCAATGGCATCTTACACTGGTTGCATATTTGGAGtatgctcttctttttttctatcatgcACACACATGGTTGTGCAAACACTGCTGCTTCTCATACAactacatttccttttcttctgtaatctttctttctctcccaaacTGAGAGGAATTCTCCTATGCCAAAGTTTCTGTGGTGATGTCAAACTCCTTTACAAGCACTAAGATTTGCCATGCTTGCTGAGTGACATCACACCACTGCTGCCTTTACCATTAGCACTGAACAATGTAACTGTCCCAAGAGTGTTTGTTCATTCTGTCTGTTGGTTTCAGCAGTCTTTTCCGGACTTCTGAAAGAGGTCAGGTCCGCCTCCTACTCCTACTGCCGTGTCACTACTTGTATTGCTCTGAGGCCCAGAGGTAGCAGCAGGTTCTGGCTGAGCTCCTGGAGCCACAGTAGTCACACTGATGGCATCTCCATCATCCTCAGAGTCAGAGGTGTCACTGTCATGAGATGGACCAGCCCCACTCTGCGAATAAGGGGACATGAATGAGAAAAAGCACATTATCAGATTATTGTGAGTGGAAGTAAATCAGTTTACAAGGTTAATCAGTTTACAAGGTTAATTTTTATAAGCTATTGGGAATCATCCTTTTCTATTAAAATTCCAATTTACATCAcagctttctcctttccctttcactcactcactcatttacttatttatgcttattatttacttattcatttacatactcactcactcactcactcactcactcactcactcactcactcactcactcactcactcactcactcactctctctctctctctctctctctctctctctctcacacacacacacatacacacacacacacacacacacacacacacacacacacacacacacacacacacacacactcactcactcactcactcactcactcactcactcactcactcactcacactcactcactcactcactcactcactcactcactcactcactcactctcactcactcactcactcactcacacactcactcactcactcactcactcactcactcactcactcactcactcactcactcactcactcactcactctcactcactcactcactcactcactcactcactcactcactcactcactcactcactcactcactcactcactctcactcactcactcactcaaatgcAGAATATCAGAAAAGCCAAATGCCTTATGTCTCACAACTTATCCATACCATTAATCTTGAAGGATATTGGCCATCTAATCGATGAGAGTAGTAACCCGCTCTGACAGAAGGTCCAGCTTCATCCTCGGAGACGCCTCCCTCTGAGCTCTGTGTGCTCTGCGTGGACCtcgtcagacagacagaccgatggTTCTTGCTCCTCGGAATAGGCCGTCGCATGAAACTGTAATAGGGAGGAAGATGCTAAATGAGGAAAATACTATAAAAGATGGCTCCTATAATTTAATAGTACCCAGTCTGCCTTATAAATTTCtatagaaataaaatagataaaagaaattaaatagtTAACTGAAATTATTGAAAATTTAGCAAACAAAAGATTCCAAGTAATTACAGAAGGTCACTGCAATTATAACCTACATTTAATGACTAGATCTATTACACAGAgctgtatatgtatctaatttTTAAATCTACATGTAAGCTAGTGGTTTTCTCCAATGTTTATTCTGCCATATATGGTATTACTCACCATTTTCGTTTGATGACTTGGTAATGGCCATCTAgagaaccatcatcattatcgtcatcatcttcatcgtcttcctcctcatcctcctcttcctctgataACTCATGACCGACTGAGTCATGGCTAGAATCAAATTCACTGGAGGCAACCATGTCTGAATTGCGGTTCAGGATGTCCTGTTCAATGCTGgagtttctctcctcttcctctgtctcattTGTAGTGTTCGAGGACTGGCTCTGAGACATGCTTTCAAGCTTTGGCTGGCCGATGTCCATTGGGGTCGACTCTGAGAAGCTTTCCGGAATGGAATGGTCGAATCTCATGAGAGGACCATGCTTTACCCGTCTGTATCCATTTGGCAGTGCTTTTTTATCCGCTAAAACTCTCTCTATTGCATCCCACTTGTCCCCAAGCTGGTGGAGAATGTCTacatcatcctcattgttgttgAGTATCTGTAGGGTCTCCTCAATTGTATATTCTTCTCTACCTTCACTTAATCTTGCTACAACTGGATCAGCAATGGGGAAATTTTTATTAGAGTCATTGGAGTCTGTTGAAGTTAACCGCCAGTACTGCTGCCGAGGACAGTGCTCACAGCAAGGGCTCTGCTCAGGGATGGTGTTGCCATTGGGACTGGTCTCGAGGGCAGTGTGGCCGCAAGGAGGCTTCTTGTCCCCGCTTGTGTCCCTGTCTTCCTTATGCAGAGGCAGTGTGGACGGTTTGTTGGGCCCAGGGGTCTTCACAGGCGAGGTGTCAGTTTCACTCATGTCCATGTGATCAGTCTGTGTTCCTGAGTCTACTAGTATAGGAACTCTCTCATGGCTTGGGCTGAGGCTATAACCCTACAAAAGATGAGAACACGGGTGTCAAAATGTGTGGCACTGAGATGTAGTAAAATTGAGCTGGATGAATTAAACAATGCAACTTGCCCAATAAATGAAAACTAACAAGATAATACAAATTTCaatatctttttcatcttcaatCAAGCTAAAAATTAACACATCCATATGCATTATTCTTCCCATACTTACCCTTCTATCTACAACAGGACTATGCTTAGGACTAGTTGAACTGACATATGCAATGACCCCCCCATGACTCTTGTTCCTCTGGTGCCGTCGCCTTCGACCCGAGCCACCACGTCCACCCAGGTCAGTCTCCTGATGACCTGACTCAGCCACTCCCACATTTTGTGAGTTGGTGGAGGACCTGGGGCTGCTCTGGGTCACATGAAGGGAAGCAGGCCTCGTCGTGGACAACGGGAGATTGTTTGTACCAATCTCAGTGTAGAGGGGCTTCTTGGAACGATTCTGACATGGGTAAAGGAGGATTATTTAAATGCACCaatctttatttgtctctcgtGTTTTTGTATTATGTTTAACTGGTAGATTCTGTGTTAGATTTTGAGATATCAGCAAATTACTACAACCTCTCAAGAAAATAGAactatttttatatcaatatcatacaACATCAACATAATACACATGGGTATATCATACTAGTAGATTAATACAAAACATAATTACAAATAGCTTAATATTTTGTTTTCCATATTCCTCAAATACAACAAGATGCTATAAATGTCAATctcatattcaaatgtatattttATAGTGTGAAATCTGTTTGAAAAGCTAATGTAGAAAATAACTTTATATATCATCatacaatgataatgtaattaataacaatgataacaataactatcattactattattagtcatttaattataactataaatatgataataaaaaatgaaacaactAACCGATGGCAGCTTTGACGTTGACACAAAACTTGTCTGTGCCTCAGGACTGGTCGGGTTGGAGGATGTAAGTTGGCCTCCTCTACGAGCCTGAAGACGTTCCTGGGCCTTGATCAGTGGCCGAACTATCCTCCGTTTGCCTTTGTGTATTTGGTTTGCGTGTTCCCTCCTGGAAGTCGACCTACAATTTTACAGTTTTGATATATGCCTGGGTAAAAACAGCAATTtgctgttttctttcattttctgtattctttttctGTGTTATTTTTTGGGTGGAATGTTTATTTTTTGCCTAAATTTTGGGTTGATTAGGACAGGTATTGGGATCATTGATTACCAAATGAAAAATCATTTGGTAAAGGAACCAGATTATAAATCAATTCATCTCTGCATGCCagacatatatacaagtgtatttattcacatcatatcataatcaaagcactatatcatatatatcatcattatactacACTAGTAAAAAATGTGGGAAAAAAAGGCTATAACATTACACTTACTTTAGAAGTTCTTTTTCCCGTTGTTCAAGCTGCAACATCGCAGCCGACAGTTCAAGGTAGAGATCATTGGCAATGACAAGTTTCCGCTCCCAGTGTTCCCGGATGTCCTGCAAAACAAATAAATTGTGCTAAATAGTAGAAATGTGAAGTTCCATGATAGCCAGTAAATATGTAAAACAATGTGTACCTAATTAACCACTCTTCCAAATTATTTTGTGTCTAATTCAATGGTATGCTGTTCTTCTCATCTTAAAACAAGGTAGATTTTCTATCATGAGAATACACATACCTCTGGGTTTATATGTAGATGAATTctattatatattacattcaaCCTTTTCCTTAAATCTATATCTCAATATAAATCTCTGGATctagatttttattatcatcagtaatgagCAATACCTGAGCATGTTTCAGTTCATCGTGCCGCCGTTTGACAAGGTCTTCTTCCATGCGTGGAATATGTGACCCTCTGGAGTTCATGGACGCCATCTGTTGCCGGATCTCTGCCTTCCACGACATCTATAGGAGGATGTTGAAGtcagtttgttttttattgtaccatttatatatagagacaaacacagatagatgACAAAACCCCTTTAATTCTGAATCAAATGTTACAATATGATTGCCATTACCTGTGTTTTGAAATACGTTTCTGGAGGCGTGCTGCGAATTTCAACTGCTGCGATGTCAAGATGCATCAAAATATACTTGAATGACGGCCTGTTTCGTGGTTTAGTATTCCAGCACATCTGAACAATTAGTCTGAATCCATCAGGGCAggtagagggtatggggaggtggagagagctAGATCCAACCCCATAGATGATAGCCGAGTTGTCAACATCACGGTACGGAATCTCACAAGTCAGCAGTTCCCAAAGAACAACTCCAAATGACCTGGAAGATTTTAATATGAGATTTAGCTCAtggatatctatttttctatgcaAGACATTATCAAAtttaagaaaagtaagaagaaaagacagagtaAAGCCTATCAGTAAGTTTGTACgtacatatcaatatattcataatacacttgatttttttttcttaatgaatcAGATACAAACAAACTTTTCACCAACAGTGCTAATAATGCAGAATAGCTAAAGACCTTAAAAGACATTACCCACAGTTAATGAAACGTACCATATGTCCACTTTCTCATTGCAAGGTTCATTGCGAATAACCTCTGGTGCCATCCATGCTAGCGTTCCCGCAAAGCTCATCCTGGTGCTGACGTCATTCCACTCACGACATGTTCCAAAATCGCTGATTTTCACTTCTTGGTTGGCTCCGATGAGGACACTGGAGGAACAAGGAAGGGAACCATTTTAAATCAAGATTGATATATgataaagtgtaaaaaaaagtaaacaattaAGAAGTAGCTGAATTGATAAAATAGTTAGAAAGATGACACTGAAAGAAAAGTCATTTTTGAATCTGGGATAtattagaaaaatgataaaaaaacatgatattaAGGTCTGTTAATCAATAATACAAAGAAATAGGAAAACTCTAAGAAGAATTCAAATAATATCAAACATTTAATGGTTCAAATACTGTGATTGGGAAATGCAACAGAGAGTTGATTAAATCAGATTACGAGGTTAAAGGAGAACATCCTAAAACATTTCAAAATTTATACTGAAATGCTAAATTGGCAAATGCATGGAATAAagctaaaagaaataaaaagtggaGGTTAAGTCaattaacaaatacatatacatattaacactCAATACGAATTTATACATTAAAAACCAAGCTTGGGCAACACAAGGATCAAATATAACAGAATCACGAAAGTCATCAAAGATCAAAGATGACAGGCAAGAATTTCAATGCATGTGTGGAATTAATGTATGTTAAAATGTTGAAATAAAAGCCGAGTAAATACTGATGCTGAGCAGAGCACATAATAAAATGCTACAAATCATGGTGACTTGCAATCCCTTTGTGAACTCAAATGAGGTTTCCGTGACCCTCCATGCTCATGAATGCAGTGGCAGTGGTCTCATTACCGATACTTTTACCCGATAACAAATTTTTTAAAAACTCATTTCCAGTTGCAATATTTGTGCTATAGACATTTTtatcttatctctatctatcactctatctatcttgctgtctatctatctatctattcattcacctatttctatctgtccctatctagctgtctatctatctatctacctatctctatcaatccctatctctgtctctcactccctctctcactctctttaaccttgactctcactctctcttagtctcactctctctcactcactgtcccttagtctttctttctttctttctttctttctttctttctttctttctttctttctttctttctttctttctttctttctttctttctttctttctctctctctctctctctctctctctctctctctctctctctctcacacacacacacatacacagacacacacacacacacacacacacacacacacacacactctctctctctctctctctctctctctctctctctctctctctctctctctctctctctctctctctctctctctctctctttttctctctctctctctctctctctctctctctctctctctctctctctctctctctctctctctctctctctctctctctctctctctctctctctctctctcactcactcacttactctttttcactacctctcactctccctttcactacctctcactctccctttcactacctctcactctccctttcactacctctcactctccctttcactacctctcactctccctttcactacctctcactctcactctcactctcactctcactcttactcttactcttactcttactcttactcttactcactctctctctcacacacactcaccctcaccctcaccctcaccctcaccctcaccctcaccctcaccctcaccctcaccctcaccctcaccctcaccctcaccctaaccctaaccctaaccctaaccctaaccctcaccctcaccctcaccctcaccctcaccctcaccctcactctcactctctctctaaatattgtatatatttttaaatgttattataccTAACTTTTGTATGTGAATTGTAATCCATACAGGAAAACCAAAGTTACCTCATCcc
This window contains:
- the wnd gene encoding mitogen-activated protein kinase kinase kinase 12 isoform X9, with translation MDFILRRRNKGMLRMEEELHNLQLHSQRSTPLEPHPRTHHEGGEDSSPDSPPGGVQITYRDGQRVNWLEGIIGCLRPVWTIIGKAAISEKQQQTDNWEIPFEEVSNLEWLGSGAQGAVFRGRLRGNWVAIKKVREQKETDIQHLRKLNHPNIVQFIGVCTAAPCYCIVMEYCPYGALYNLLKDGRDIPPDKVASWAKEIASGMNYLHQHKIIHRDLKSPNVLIGANQEVKISDFGTCREWNDVSTRMSFAGTLAWMAPEVIRNEPCNEKVDIWSFGVVLWELLTCEIPYRDVDNSAIIYGVGSSSLHLPIPSTCPDGFRLIVQMCWNTKPRNRPSFKYILMHLDIAAVEIRSTPPETYFKTQMSWKAEIRQQMASMNSRGSHIPRMEEDLVKRRHDELKHAQDIREHWERKLVIANDLYLELSAAMLQLEQREKELLKSTSRREHANQIHKGKRRIVRPLIKAQERLQARRGGQLTSSNPTSPEAQTSFVSTSKLPSNRSKKPLYTEIGTNNLPLSTTRPASLHVTQSSPRSSTNSQNVGVAESGHQETDLGGRGGSGRRRRHQRNKSHGGVIAYVSSTSPKHSPVVDRRGYSLSPSHERVPILVDSGTQTDHMDMSETDTSPVKTPGPNKPSTLPLHKEDRDTSGDKKPPCGHTALETSPNGNTIPEQSPCCEHCPRQQYWRLTSTDSNDSNKNFPIADPVVARLSEGREEYTIEETLQILNNNEDDVDILHQLGDKWDAIERVLADKKALPNGYRRVKHGPLMRFDHSIPESFSESTPMDIGQPKLESMSQSQSSNTTNETEEEERNSSIEQDILNRNSDMVASSEFDSSHDSVGHELSEEEEDEEEDDEDDDDNDDGSLDGHYQVIKRKCFMRRPIPRSKNHRSVCLTRSTQSTQSSEGGVSEDEAGPSVRAGYYSHRLDGQYPSRLMSGAGPSHDSDTSDSEDDGDAISVTTVAPGAQPEPAATSGPQSNTSSDTAVGVGGGPDLFQKSGKDC
- the wnd gene encoding mitogen-activated protein kinase kinase kinase 12 isoform X8 — encoded protein: MGQTWLTRRASMLRMEEELHNLQLHSQRSTPLEPHPRTHHEGGEDSSPDSPPGGVQITYRDGQRVNWLEGIIGCLRPVWTIIGKAAISEKQQQTDNWEIPFEEVSNLEWLGSGAQGAVFRGRLRGNWVAIKKVREQKETDIQHLRKLNHPNIVQFIGVCTAAPCYCIVMEYCPYGALYNLLKDGRDIPPDKVASWAKEIASGMNYLHQHKIIHRDLKSPNVLIGANQEVKISDFGTCREWNDVSTRMSFAGTLAWMAPEVIRNEPCNEKVDIWSFGVVLWELLTCEIPYRDVDNSAIIYGVGSSSLHLPIPSTCPDGFRLIVQMCWNTKPRNRPSFKYILMHLDIAAVEIRSTPPETYFKTQMSWKAEIRQQMASMNSRGSHIPRMEEDLVKRRHDELKHAQDIREHWERKLVIANDLYLELSAAMLQLEQREKELLKSTSRREHANQIHKGKRRIVRPLIKAQERLQARRGGQLTSSNPTSPEAQTSFVSTSKLPSNRSKKPLYTEIGTNNLPLSTTRPASLHVTQSSPRSSTNSQNVGVAESGHQETDLGGRGGSGRRRRHQRNKSHGGVIAYVSSTSPKHSPVVDRRGYSLSPSHERVPILVDSGTQTDHMDMSETDTSPVKTPGPNKPSTLPLHKEDRDTSGDKKPPCGHTALETSPNGNTIPEQSPCCEHCPRQQYWRLTSTDSNDSNKNFPIADPVVARLSEGREEYTIEETLQILNNNEDDVDILHQLGDKWDAIERVLADKKALPNGYRRVKHGPLMRFDHSIPESFSESTPMDIGQPKLESMSQSQSSNTTNETEEEERNSSIEQDILNRNSDMVASSEFDSSHDSVGHELSEEEEDEEEDDEDDDDNDDGSLDGHYQVIKRKCFMRRPIPRSKNHRSVCLTRSTQSTQSSEGGVSEDEAGPSVRAGYYSHRLDGQYPSRLMSGAGPSHDSDTSDSEDDGDAISVTTVAPGAQPEPAATSGPQSNTSSDTAVGVGGGPDLFQKSGKDC
- the wnd gene encoding mitogen-activated protein kinase kinase kinase 12 isoform X1; its protein translation is MNRRSRFEQLAECVPSFFLASDPGPSWRHSSPVTNPTTTLTATATRAACSTTAATTTTTSTYVAIASTSSASTYVAVASTSQGYASASTSLNCPTPSSSRAYLAPSPSASACKLQLSPASSKGYGTIARARGLLSPTPTFVTATPSDASFQHVRFTTHRMQSGLVVGDGDGGGVLVDRASPSLLAPHTEDKEDVFSTSIISCSTDREEMDFRKSMLRMEEELHNLQLHSQRSTPLEPHPRTHHEGGEDSSPDSPPGGVQITYRDGQRVNWLEGIIGCLRPVWTIIGKAAISEKQQQTDNWEIPFEEVSNLEWLGSGAQGAVFRGRLRGNWVAIKKVREQKETDIQHLRKLNHPNIVQFIGVCTAAPCYCIVMEYCPYGALYNLLKDGRDIPPDKVASWAKEIASGMNYLHQHKIIHRDLKSPNVLIGANQEVKISDFGTCREWNDVSTRMSFAGTLAWMAPEVIRNEPCNEKVDIWSFGVVLWELLTCEIPYRDVDNSAIIYGVGSSSLHLPIPSTCPDGFRLIVQMCWNTKPRNRPSFKYILMHLDIAAVEIRSTPPETYFKTQMSWKAEIRQQMASMNSRGSHIPRMEEDLVKRRHDELKHAQDIREHWERKLVIANDLYLELSAAMLQLEQREKELLKSTSRREHANQIHKGKRRIVRPLIKAQERLQARRGGQLTSSNPTSPEAQTSFVSTSKLPSNRSKKPLYTEIGTNNLPLSTTRPASLHVTQSSPRSSTNSQNVGVAESGHQETDLGGRGGSGRRRRHQRNKSHGGVIAYVSSTSPKHSPVVDRRGYSLSPSHERVPILVDSGTQTDHMDMSETDTSPVKTPGPNKPSTLPLHKEDRDTSGDKKPPCGHTALETSPNGNTIPEQSPCCEHCPRQQYWRLTSTDSNDSNKNFPIADPVVARLSEGREEYTIEETLQILNNNEDDVDILHQLGDKWDAIERVLADKKALPNGYRRVKHGPLMRFDHSIPESFSESTPMDIGQPKLESMSQSQSSNTTNETEEEERNSSIEQDILNRNSDMVASSEFDSSHDSVGHELSEEEEDEEEDDEDDDDNDDGSLDGHYQVIKRKCFMRRPIPRSKNHRSVCLTRSTQSTQSSEGGVSEDEAGPSVRAGYYSHRLDGQYPSRLMSGAGPSHDSDTSDSEDDGDAISVTTVAPGAQPEPAATSGPQSNTSSDTAVGVGGGPDLFQKSGKDC
- the wnd gene encoding mitogen-activated protein kinase kinase kinase 12 isoform X3, yielding MNRRSRFEQLAECVPSFFLASDPGPSWRHSSPVTNPTTTLTATATRAACSTTAATTTTTSTYVAIASTSSASTYVAVASTSQGYASASTSLNCPTPSSSRAYLAPSPSASACKLQLSPASSKGYGTIARARGLLSPTPTFVTATPSDASFQHVRFTTHRMQSGLVVGDGDGGGVLVDRASPSLLAPHTEDKEDVFSTSMLRMEEELHNLQLHSQRSTPLEPHPRTHHEGGEDSSPDSPPGGVQITYRDGQRVNWLEGIIGCLRPVWTIIGKAAISEKQQQTDNWEIPFEEVSNLEWLGSGAQGAVFRGRLRGNWVAIKKVREQKETDIQHLRKLNHPNIVQFIGVCTAAPCYCIVMEYCPYGALYNLLKDGRDIPPDKVASWAKEIASGMNYLHQHKIIHRDLKSPNVLIGANQEVKISDFGTCREWNDVSTRMSFAGTLAWMAPEVIRNEPCNEKVDIWSFGVVLWELLTCEIPYRDVDNSAIIYGVGSSSLHLPIPSTCPDGFRLIVQMCWNTKPRNRPSFKYILMHLDIAAVEIRSTPPETYFKTQMSWKAEIRQQMASMNSRGSHIPRMEEDLVKRRHDELKHAQDIREHWERKLVIANDLYLELSAAMLQLEQREKELLKSTSRREHANQIHKGKRRIVRPLIKAQERLQARRGGQLTSSNPTSPEAQTSFVSTSKLPSNRSKKPLYTEIGTNNLPLSTTRPASLHVTQSSPRSSTNSQNVGVAESGHQETDLGGRGGSGRRRRHQRNKSHGGVIAYVSSTSPKHSPVVDRRGYSLSPSHERVPILVDSGTQTDHMDMSETDTSPVKTPGPNKPSTLPLHKEDRDTSGDKKPPCGHTALETSPNGNTIPEQSPCCEHCPRQQYWRLTSTDSNDSNKNFPIADPVVARLSEGREEYTIEETLQILNNNEDDVDILHQLGDKWDAIERVLADKKALPNGYRRVKHGPLMRFDHSIPESFSESTPMDIGQPKLESMSQSQSSNTTNETEEEERNSSIEQDILNRNSDMVASSEFDSSHDSVGHELSEEEEDEEEDDEDDDDNDDGSLDGHYQVIKRKCFMRRPIPRSKNHRSVCLTRSTQSTQSSEGGVSEDEAGPSVRAGYYSHRLDGQYPSRLMSGAGPSHDSDTSDSEDDGDAISVTTVAPGAQPEPAATSGPQSNTSSDTAVGVGGGPDLFQKSGKDC